The genomic segment GCCTCTCGTAGACAAACCTGCGGACAAAATCATCTTGGTTGAGACTGGGAGAAACAACAGCACATGGGGCGCTTGGGTTTACTTTTGTCCTCATCAATCGCGCTGGACTGGTTCCGTGCTTCCAATTCAAAACGATGTCCCTGCAAGAGACGGTTGCGAACTTGCCGTTGACCCTGCTCTGGAGCGTGACTGCGATTATCAAACAATTGATGACAGCGCCCCCTCTTGGGGACGGTGCGCAATGATGCCTCGTTTCCGACACAACCGTGTTTGCAATGTCGCTTTCGCAGACGGACACGCAAAAGGCATGGCTCGTGGGACGATTTTCTGGTATCGCAACATCTGGGTGCCAGTCGGAGGCGTCACAGGCTACTGCACGAACCCGTATTGATGACATAGCAAGGGAGGCGTTCCTCTACACTGTGGAATGCCTCCCCAAATGTCCAAAAAGGGCAAGGAGGGGATTTGAAGATGGAAGGGCGAAAAGCGTGGATGGTCATCATCAGCGTAGCGCTTATCGTGATTGCCATGTTGCTCATTTTCTCCCATGTGAGAAAGTCAAGGGAGGGAATTATCAAGGAAGCGTCGGTTGAGACGGTGCAGCGAGAAATTGAGCGAATCCAAAAAGACCCTAACATCCCTGCCGATGTCAAAGCGAATCTCATCCGACAACTTCAGGCTGAATTGGCAAGAGCCCAAACTAAGCAGACGCAAACTCAACCTCATGCCCCTTAACAATGGCAAAACTCTTTCACACGCCGCACCGTTCGCTGTAAAAACCGTAAGGGGCGACTTGTATAGTCGCCCCTTTGAGGACATGGGGATTAATTTTTTAGGCAGCTCTCGGAGGGCGGCTCTCTGAGCCGCCGAAGAAAGAGCGGCGCATCAGGAGATGCGCCCTCCGAAAGGCGCCGAAAAAAATTTCACCGTGATCGGGGCGGCAACTTAACGAGATAATTGAGCAAGTTCACAGAGGGTTTGAACTCGGTAGAAAGGATCTGAGATTTTGCGAACAATTGTCAACGCCCTTTCAAAATCCGACTGTGCCAGGGCAATTGCGATATCCGCCAGCGCCGATGAGCGCTCTTCAGTGTCTTCAATTTGTTGGGCAACCTTAAGGGCTTCATCAACTGAACGAGTTGCAACGGCAGCGGCGATGTCACCTAAAGTCCAGTCGCGCCAGTCAGGGTCACGCACTTGTTGAACCCAACTTAACGCTCGCTCGGTGTCCAGCCGTGCCATCACCGTCGCTACGGCGCGCCACGCCGACGCTTGCCGGTCGGGGTCTTTCACTTTGCGGGCGATGTCGGCGGCTTCGGTCAACAACGCCTTTGCCCGTTCCACTGCACCGCGGGCGAGTAACACTTGAGCGACTACGCTGTAAGCGACGGCTTTTCGGTCGGGGAAGGGTTGAGCGTTAGCGAGTGTCAACGCTTGCTCCGTGTCAAGGGCGCTCACCGTTTCAATCAAGTCGTCCAAAACCATCGTCTTTTCATCAGGGTCTTGCACGCGCCCTGCCAGTTCCATTGCCTGTTGTGCGACCGCCTTTGCCCGCGACGCATCACAGGACGAGAGCGTTCGGGCGATAGCGGCGAGCGCCATCGCACGCTGCGCGATGCCGCCGATTTGTTCGGCAAGTTTCAGGGCTTTATCCGGGTCCACCAGCGCCCACGCTTCAGCGACGGCAGCTAACGCCTCTTGACGACTGTCGGCATCAGCGATGGAGCGTGCGATGCGCTCAGCATCGGTCAGAAATTGCGTGGCGGTAGCCTTCAAGCGGTGTGCGATGCGTTCGGCAACATCGGTGAGCGCCAGCACGCGGGTCGTTTCGCTAGGCAAGCCCATCGCCAATCGGTGGGCTTGTTCCACATCTACGGTGGCAAAGGCACTGATAACAGTGAGGAGCACAGACAGCTGCCATGCCGGGTCGTCAATTTGACGGGCAAACCGCAGCGCATCGTCCAGCAAATCCACGGCGTGTTGGCGGTTTATTTTCGCCATCGCTTGAGCGACTTGACTCAACGCCAACGCTTTCCAAGCAGGGTCGGAGATTTGCTGAACGGCATTAATGGCTTCAGACAACAAACTCTCTGCCGTGTGTCGCACAGCGGCGAGTCCTCCTTCAACCAAGGACGCGTCGGCGGTGGGAGCGGAGGGTGCTAATCGTCGCTGTATTCCGCCCACTTGCGGACGCCCTCAAACACCCGCACGGTCACTTTGAATCCGGGCAACACCCTTTTGAGTTCGCGGTGCAACGCTATGGCAATGTTCTCCACCGTCGGCACGGCGTCCATGACCTCGTTGAGCATCACATGGTCGTAGCGCGCCAACACATCCCAAACGCGCCGCTTGAACTCGCCGAACTCCAGCAGCATGTCGCTTTCCAACTCGCGCTCAATCGTGACATCTACGCGGTAGGTGTGCCCGTGTGGGCGCCCACATTTGGGGTGTCCGGGGATGAAGTGTCCGGCGTCAATGAACTCGGTGCGTGACAACTTAACGCGTGACATCGGTCATTTGCCCCCTTTCGGTGCACCGTGACACCCTTACAACACGCCTTCCCATTCGGCGAAGACATCGTAGGGATGGATGCTCTCAAACGAGTCGCATCGCACCCGTGCCCAAACGCCCAAGTAGCGCGCCTTCAGCGCCACGACGCAATCGCGCACGACATCTTCCACAAACTTGGGGTTGCGGTGCATCGCTTCCACGATGGCTTTTTCCTGCGGGCGCTTGAGGAGTAACCGTACAGGCGTGGAGAACGCGCTTTCGGCGATAGCGACTAACTCCTCGGCGGGAATGTGATAGCCATTAGTCTGCAACTCAATGCGCAACCGCCCGCGTTGGTTGTGCGAGAGCCCGCCCGTCATCGCCATCGCACACGGGCACGCCAACGCTCCGTGCACTTCCACGCCCAAGATGCGCTGCTGCGTCGCCGTATTGTAACTGGCGAACAATTTGTAGGGGTGTCCGTCCACATGCGCTTCGGCTTCTAAAGTCACAGTGCAATGGTGAGCGTAATCGTGGGCATCCAGCAACTCGTTCGCCAACCGCTCTGCCAACTCCTCAAAGAGGGCGGCTTCCATCGGCAGCGAGAACGCCTGCACGATCTCTTCGGCGAAGCGGCTCATGTGCGCCCCGCGCTGCTCGGACGGCAAATTGACAGCGGCTTCAATCGTGACGAAGGTGCGCAGCACTTCGCCCTTGCGCCGCAGCGTTACAGGGTAGCGAAAGTGCGCCACACCCACGCGCGTCAGCGCAATCGCATGTTCGGGGCGCTCCGATTGGATATCGGGCAGCGCCTGCTTCTGCGCTTCCAGTTCGTCTGCCGGCACCTTGAAAGCCATCAGAGTATCACCTGCTCAATTATGCGGGTGAGACGCATCCAATGGCACCGCAACGGTCAGCCAGTGCCAGCCTGTCGTTGACCGCCGTTCGCCATCGTCGCCCGCGTTGCCGTCCCAAACGCTCACCGCAAACGGCACCCGTTGGCACCCTTGGGGCAACTCGGTCTGCAGCACGACCGTCCATCGCCCGTTTTGCCATCGCCCTTCCGCCACCGCATCGGGCGCCGGTAACGGTCGGCGGTCGGTAATGCCTCGCGCCTGCCAAAGGCTCACACCTTTGCCCGCCGTCCACTGCACGACTCGCACGGGGGCTTGCTGGTCGCCCCAGAACAGAGACGGCACAACACCGGCAAAGGTTACAG from the bacterium HR17 genome contains:
- the queD gene encoding 6-carboxy-5,6,7,8-tetrahydropterin synthase; the encoded protein is MSRVKLSRTEFIDAGHFIPGHPKCGRPHGHTYRVDVTIERELESDMLLEFGEFKRRVWDVLARYDHVMLNEVMDAVPTVENIAIALHRELKRVLPGFKVTVRVFEGVRKWAEYSDD
- the folE2 gene encoding GTP cyclohydrolase FolE2, with translation MAFKVPADELEAQKQALPDIQSERPEHAIALTRVGVAHFRYPVTLRRKGEVLRTFVTIEAAVNLPSEQRGAHMSRFAEEIVQAFSLPMEAALFEELAERLANELLDAHDYAHHCTVTLEAEAHVDGHPYKLFASYNTATQQRILGVEVHGALACPCAMAMTGGLSHNQRGRLRIELQTNGYHIPAEELVAIAESAFSTPVRLLLKRPQEKAIVEAMHRNPKFVEDVVRDCVVALKARYLGVWARVRCDSFESIHPYDVFAEWEGVL